The region TTCGGCGTCTGCATCTTTGGCAAAAGCGTGAAAGTCCGCGTCAGGCCGCACCAGCAGGTATTTCTTGGGCAGCAGCTTCAGCAACTTCTGTCCTGAGCTACTGAGCCGCTCGTTGCTCTCCAGGCTAGGCGGAAGCGCCTGCATCAACTCGTCCAGTAGCCCGCCAATCACCTTGAAGCCTGCAAACTCTACTTGCAGCACCCGGGAATCTATATAGGCGGTCTTCCTGACTTCATCCCCCAGAGCTTCATAGCTGGCATGCATCTCCGGGTCTATCGCATCTATCAGGGCCAGTGTGAAGGTGCCTTCCCGCAACTCGTCCAGATGCGCGGTCGCCACATGCATTACGGCAGCCATCAGCGCGCCAATGGCATGTGCGCGGAGCTCGGAAGTAGAGCGTTCACGCAATTCGGCAGTGGACATGCGGCGTAAATAATCCGGCAAGAAGGGCCGCAGCAGCTCATCAAAACGTTCACGCGAGATGACCCCGGCCTCTTCCGAGTCTTCCAGGTCAACCACGCGGTAGCAGATGTCGTCGGCGGCTTCCATCAGGTACACCAGCGGATGCCGCGCAAAGCAGCCTGCACCGCGGCGTTCGCTCAAGCCGAGGCCCACACGTACTGCCTCTGCCAGTGTCGCATCCGCCTGAAAGTAGTTGAATTTTTTGCCTGCGCAGTCAGTTTTGTCGCGCTCATGTCCGCTGCCACGTGGGTATTTGAGCAGGGCACCGTAACTGGCCAGGGTCAACCGTGCGCCACCTTCACGCTGACGCGCCCACAGTCTGGCCAGAATGCGGAAGCTCTGGGCATTCCCCTCGAAGCGCCGCAGGTCCCCGAACTCCACTGCCGACATCTGCGCATGCAACGTGCTTTCGTGCCGCTGTGCCCACTCCTGAATAGCCGCCTCGCCGCTGTGTCCAAACGGTGGATTGCCGATGTCGTGCGCCAGACAGGCCACGCTGACGATGGTGGCCACGTCTTCGGGGTGCAGATGCCCCGGCAACTCGCCGCGCTTTTGCAGGAGCAGCCCAAAATGTTTGCCTAGTCCACGCCCCACGTTCGCCACTTCCAGTGTGTGAGTCAGCCGCGTACGGGTGTAGTCCGACTTGGCCAGCGGAAAGACCTGGGTCTTATCCTGCAAGCGGCGAAATGCACTGGAAAAAATCAGGCGTCCGTAGTCGGCATCAAACTCGCTCCGGCCCGTTTCCTCGTCATGAGCGGCGTGTCCCCGGCTGCGCGCAGCGTGCAGGCGCTCATGGCTGAGCAGTTGCGCCCAGCGGTCAATATTGGCGGTCATGTTTGCATTTTTCCATAGTGCCACGCCACAATGCATCCAGGCAGAGAGCCGCAAGGAGTACCGCTGCAAGGCCATCACGAGCGAGCCTGAGACGGTGAAAGTCAGGCGACGGGCAGCAGCGAGAAAGGCAGGCGGGGAGCCACAGCAACAGGAAAAGGTGCCGGAAAGCGGCCACAGCGTTTTACGCGTGGGGCCACAGCCGGAACTGGGGTGGAACCGCGCATGTCCCGTGCGTCCCCGGATGAGTGTGCAGTGCAGGCTCGTCCGGGACGTTTTTTGTTATGGCACGTTTTATGGCAGGGTGCCTCAGCGCCTGCCGCGAACCCCGAAGGAAGAAAGGACAAACACCATGCCCGCACAAACGATGGAAGAACTGGTCAGCCTGTGCAAGCGCCGCGGATTCATTTTTCAGAGCAGTGAAATCTACGGCGGCCTGCAGGGCTTTTACGATTACGGCCCCCTCGGCGTGGAGCTGAAGAACAACATCAAGAACGCCTGGTGGCGCGCCAACATCTACGAGCGCGACGATATGGAGGGCCTCGACGCCTCGATCATCATGCACCGGCTGGCGCTGCGGCACTCCGGCCACGAGGCCACCTTCAACGACCCGATGGTGGACAACAAGAAGACCAAGAAGCGTTACCGCCTGGACCACCTGGTCAAGGACCAGAAGGCCGACGTGCTGGCCAAAGTCGCCGCTGCCGTGAACGAATCGCCCGACAACATCGCCGCCGTTTCGGCCCGCTTGATGGAGCAGCCGGCCCGCGCCGCCGAGATTCTGGTGGAAGCCGGCGTGCGTGACGCTTTCAGCGGCGAAGTGGGCGAGTGGACCGAGCCGCGCCCCTTCAACATGATGTTCAAGACTTCCATCGGCCCGGTGGCCGACGAGGACTCTTTCGGCTACCTGCGCCCCGAAACCGCTCAGGGCATCTTCCTGAACTTCAAGAATGTGGTGGACTCCACCAGCCGCCGGCTGCCGTTCGGTATCGCCCAGATCGGCAAGGCGTTCCGCAACGAGATCACTCCGCGCAACTTCGTGTTCCGGGTGCGCGAGATGGAGCAGATGGAAATCGAGTTCTTCTGCGCCCCCGGCACCGATGAGGAGTGGCACGAGCACTGGCTGCAAAAGCGCCTGCAATGGTGGGAAGACCAGGGCGTGCCGCGCGAGAAGATCATCGTGGAGAACGTGCCCAAGGACGACCTGGCGCACTACTCCAAGCGCACCTACGACCTGATGTACGATTTCCCCACCCTGGGCCACGATGAAATCGAAGGCATCGCCAACCGCACCGATTTTGACCTGGGTTCGCACACCAAGGGTCAGGCCGAACTGGGGCTGACCGCGCAGGTGATGGAGAACAACGATTCCATCGCCAAGCTGACCATTCCGCACCCCGACACCAACAAGCCGGTGGTGCCGTTCGTGATTGAGCCCTCGGCCGGCGTGGACCGCGCCATGCTGGCGGTGCTGAGCGAGGCGTACCACAAGGAAACCCTGGAGAACGGCAACGAGCGCACCGTGCTGAAGCTGAAGCCACACCTCGCACCCATCAAGGTGGCGGTGATTCCGCTGGCCCGCAACAAGCCCGAACTGGTGGACCTAGCCCGGCAGATCAAGGCCGATCTGCAGAAGCTGGGGCTGGGCCGCATTCTGCTCGAAGAAAGCGGCAACATCGGCAAAGCTTACCGCCGCCACGACGAAGTGGGCACACCGTTTTGCGTAACGGTGGATTTCGATACCGTGGGCAAGGGCGACGATGAAGCCCTGACCAACACCGTGACGGTCCGTGACCGTGACACCCTGGCGCAGGAGCGGATACAGATCAGCGAGCTGGGCCGCTGGCTGGCAGAAAAGCTGCGCTGAGCTTCTATTCTGAAACACCAAAGAGATAAGAACAGCCCCGTCATTCAATGGCGGGGTTTTTCAGTTGGGCGGCGAAAAGATAGATGAAGCGGCAGCGCCTGAACGCTGCCACTTTTTTACTTGAATTTACTCTGAAGCTTTAACTCAGCTGACCTGACGGCCGCCGTGCTTGGCGACAGCGTCCATCAGGGCGCCTTCGGGCACGTTGTCATCCACGGCCACAGCGCGGCCACCGCCCTGGTAAGTTTCGTTCAGGGCGCTGTACTGGGTCGAGGGGGTGTCGTAGGTGTCGTAGTAGGTGGCGTCGTCGGCTTCGCGGGCCGCTTCACCAGCGGCGCCCACAGCGGCGCCCACGCCACTGCCCAGCAGGGTCAGGCCGATCAGGGGAGCAGCCAGGCCACCGGTTGCCACGGTAGCGGCAGTCGCGCCGGCCAGAGCAGCGCCGGCCAGACCAGCGGCAGCGCCGGTCACAGCGCCTACAGCGGTGCCCTTCATGGCTTCCTGGCCCACATCGGTGCCTTCGGTGCCGGCAGTTTCACTGTAGGTGCCGGCTGCGTAGTGATCGGTGGTGTACTGGGTGCCAGTGCTGCGGCCAGTGAAGCCTTCGGTCTGGCCCTGGGTGTAGGCATGCTGGCGGCTGTCTTCACGCACCAGGCCCTGGGTCTTCAGTTCGTTGGCAAAAGCATCGGCCTGCTGTGCGGTCGGGAACACGAAATGTTTCATAGGTCCCAGTCTGACAGCCTCAGCGGCATATCCATGAGAAGAGTCACAAAGTGACTTTGGTCAAACTTGGGAAGCACTTTAAGGCCGCGGGCGGTCAGGGTCCAGTAAGTCCTCGGCATACTTGTCGTTGAGATATTCGCGGCGTACCGCAAACTCACGTTGCTGTTCGGCGGTGATATAAGCGGCAATCTGACGCATCCGCTGCTCAATCAGCGCCAGCGAACGTTCCAGCTCGGCCAGCTCGGCGGAATCACTTCCCACGCGGCTGTACAGGTCCAGCAGCTCGGGCAGATCACGGGTGGCGGCCTGCTGCGCCTCGTAGCGCTCGCGGCCGAGTTCGCCTTCTACGGCTTTCAGAGCCTCATCGGTCGCCGTGATGGCGCCGCGCAGCGCCGGCCGCACCTGGGGCGGCAGCCGGGTCCCGTAACGGGTCCAGAGCCGTACCAGTTCTCGCCGGGCCGATTGCTGCTGCACCTGCTCCTGGGCCTCTCCCACCCGCTGCTGAACTCGCTGCAGTTGTTGCTGCCCGGTTTTCAGACTGCGGCGAGCGGTCTGCACCCCAAAGTAAGCGGTGCCTAGCGCAGCCAGCAGCAACAGCGCCAGCAACACCGTGCCGACTGTCCCATAGCCCGTCACGAAGGCGACCAGCGAGAAGACAAACAGCAGAGACATGATCGCCAGCCCAGCCGCTCCTGCCAGTGCCACGCCGAAAGCCCGCTGCAACCAAGAAAGGCCCGGCGCTGCTGGCCGCGAGACCTCCTGCAGGGGGATAGGTCCCTGCGGCTCGGGCGCCATCGGTTGTAGCTGGGGCGCTGTCTGGGTGGCCGGCTCGGTGGTCTGCGTGGGCGCAGCTTTCCGGGGAGGACGGGAACGTGTCACCCTGAAATGATAGGCCGCGTTGCCTGACCACAAAGAAAGCGGGCCACCCGGTCAGGGGCGGCCCGCAAGGAACCCTAAAGGCTGCAGGGTTCTGGAAAAGTTCTCAGCTTAGAGCCGGACCTTGACGCCCACTTTGGCCTTGATGTCGGTGCTGGGCTGGTTGAAGATTTCGTCCTGGGTGGCGTAGGCCGGGTCACCGGGACGGCTGGTTTCACTGCGGCCGGAGCTGTCGGTGTAGGTGATATTGCCGCCAAAGAACTGGTCCACACCCAGGTCGCCCACCACACTCACGTTGTTGGCCACCGGATAAGCCACCTGTAAGCCGCCGCCCACACCGAACGCACTGCTGGAGTAGGTGGAAGTTTTGCCATTTCCGTCACTCACATTGGCTTTGAAGGCGCCGTAGCGGCCACCGGCATAGACTAGGGTATCGGCGCCCTGGGCCACCTGGCCCAAGCGGTAGGTGCCGTCCACACCAAAGACCGTCTGGCTGCCGGACTCGGTATACCCTGCCTGGGCAAAGTCGAACAGGCCGCCGGTAACAGCTTCGTCATTCACTGCGTCCTTGATGTTGGCAAAGCTGCCGCTCACCTTGACGCCCATGGGGCCGGCCACCGCAGGCACATGGACGAACACTTCGGCGCCCGTGCCGCCGGCATACCCACCGGTCAGGCCCAGTTCCACGCCACTCTGGCCCACCTGGGTCCGAGCCCCACTCTGAGCGCCGGCCACGCCCAGGGCTGCCAGCACTGCAACTGTCAGAATCTTTTTCATAAGTTCCAGTTTAGGGGGCCAGGGTGACGCGATTCTGAAAACAGACCCTATATGCAGGGCCAAAGTCTTGAGCGACCGCCAATGCCCGGCCAAATCGACCCGTCAAATCCACCGGCCAAATCTGTTAGACTTCGGCAAAATTGAACTCGGTACAAGTTTATGGACACCGCGCCGTTCTCCCCCACCTTTTCCGTCCCGGCCGCAGTGTCAGCTACCGGGGATTCGGGGGAGGCGGCCTGTTTTAGACTGAAAAGGCCGGAATCAATCGGAAGCGGGGCCGCACCAAAGCAAAGCAGTAGAGCGAGGAGGCGGCCCAGCAGCTCTCCAGGAGGACACTTATGAAAATTCTGACCCTGATTCGCCAAGTTCCCGACGCCGAAGCCCGTGTGAAAGCGGCCGGTGGCCAGATAGATCTGAGCAGCACCACCATGGTGATTGACGGTATGGACGAGTACGGCGTGGAAGAGTCGCTGCAGCTGCGCGAAAGCGGCGCCGACGTTGAAGAGATCATCGGCCTGGCCGTGGGCCCGGCCCAGACCGAAGACGCCCTGCGCACCGCGCTGGCGATGGGCATTGACCGCGCCATTCATGTGGAAACCGAAGGCTATATGGACCCGATCGCCGTGAGCCGCATCGTGGCGACCATCGCCCAGGAAGAAGGCGTGCAGCTGATCCTGGCCGGCGGCCAGCAGGCCGACTGGGACAGCCAGGCCCTGGGTGCCGCGACCGCCGAACGCCTGGGCTGGCCCCAGGCCACCTGGACCAACGATCTGAGCATCAGCGGGACCACCCTGACCGGCAAGCACGATGTGGACAGCGGCAGCGAGAACTTCCAGATGGAACTGCCCGCCGTGGTCACCACCCAGCAGGGCCTGAACGAACCGCGCTACCCCACCCTGCCCAACATCATGAAGGCCAAGAAAAAGGAACTGCGCAAAGAAGACCTGGGCCGCTTCGGCGCCGAAAACGGCGTGCAGCTGGTGAGCAGCGAGATTCAGGTGCGCCAGCGCAAGAACCAGCTGATCGACGGCAAGGACCCGCAGGCCGCCGCGCAGGAACTGCTGAACCTGCTGCGCAACGAAGCCAAAGTCCTGAACTGAGTTCTGCCTCGCCCAGGCTATGCGCCGGGCGCCGGGTGGACCCCGAACCTTCCAGCCGTTTTCTCTTCTCCCCTTTCCAACCGAAGGAGTGCCTTAAATGATTCTGATTATTGCCGAATACAAAGACGGCCAGCTGTCCAAGTCCACCGCCGAAATGATTCAGGCGGCCCGCGCTTCAGGCCAGAGCGGCCCCGTGACCGTGCTGGTGCTGGGCAGCGGCGTGAGTGACATTGCCAACCAGGCCGCCCAGTACGCCGATCAGGTGCTGGTGGCCGACCGCCCCGAACTGGCCCAGTACAACGCCGAACTGTGGGCCGCCGCCGCCACCCAGATTGCCCAGCAGGGTCAGGCCAGCGTGGTCATGATCGGCGGCAGCCGCTCGGGCCGTGAATACGCGCCCCGCGTGGCCGTCAAGCTGGACGCCCCCTACCTGGAAGACGCCATTGCCCTGCAGGCAGTGGACGGCGGCCTGCAGAGCCAGCGTTACTCGTACCTGGCCCGCGTGACCGAAACCCAGCAGGCCAGCGCCCCCACCGTGGTAGTGACCGTCAAGCCCGGCGCCTTTAACCCGGCGGCCGCCACTGGCCAGACTGCCGACCAGTACGACGTGGAACTGGAACTGCCGCAGGCCCGCTTGCAGGTGACCGGCAAGAACGAAGAAAAGCTGGACCGCGTGGCGCTGACCGAAGCCGACGTGATCGTGACCGGCGGCCGCGGCGTGGGCAGCTCCGAGAACTTCGGCACCCTGGTCGAAGGCCTGGCCGACGCCATCGGTGCCGGTGTGGGTGCGACCCGCGCCGTGGTGGACGCCGGCTGGCGCCCCTACAGTGAGCAGGTGGGCCAGACCGGGAAGACCGTGCAGCCCGGCGCTTATATCGCCCTGGGCGTGAGCGGCGCGGTGCAGCACCTGTCCGGCATGGGCAAGAGCAAGTACATCGTGGCAATCAACAAGGACGCCGAAGCGCCCATCTTCAAGGTGGCCGACTACGGCATCGTGGGCGACGTGAACGAGATCGTTCCTGCCCTGATCAGCGCGGCCCGCTGATGCTGAGCCGGTGGCAGCAGGCCGGCGCCGGTGCCCTGCTGGGTCTGGCGCTCAGCGGCTGCACACCGGCGTTTCATCCGCAGCCGGCACCTCCCAGCCTGCTGGCCCGCTCCAGCGAGGCTGTTGCCCTGATCAAACAGCTGGGCTGGGGCACGCCTGAAGCGCTGGCGGCCGCCCGGCCCCGGCTGGAGCCGCTCTGGCCGGAGCTGGACTGGGAAGGCAACGGGTGCAGCACGCCCAAAGGGCTGGATTTGGGCCACCGGGAGGACTTTACCCCGGCCTGCAACGTGCATGATTTTGCCTATCACAACCTGCGGGTGCTGGAACCGACGGCGGCCAACCGCCGCGCCAGCGACGAGGCTTTCCGCCGGAACCTGTGGGCCATCTGTGAGCGCAAGCCGGCCAATGCGCAGCTCAGTTGTTACTCGGCGGCCGCGGCCTATTACGCGGCTGTGCGGTTGCGGGGCAGCACCCGCTTCGCTCCGGGAACCTGAGCCAGAGCACTAGAGACGGGTTAGCAGGCTGCGGTTCCACCCATTTGTGGAACCGCAGCCTGCTTTTTGATGTTCCTGAGTGCCAGGCTTCAGCCAGTCTCCTGACCAGAGCGCCAGGCGTCCTCAGCATGTACCCGCGCCCAGGCCCGCTCAAAAGCGGGATAGGAGTGGACGTCAGCCAGCGCTTCGGCCAGG is a window of Deinococcus sp. Marseille-Q6407 DNA encoding:
- a CDS encoding electron transfer flavoprotein subunit alpha/FixB family protein — encoded protein: MILIIAEYKDGQLSKSTAEMIQAARASGQSGPVTVLVLGSGVSDIANQAAQYADQVLVADRPELAQYNAELWAAAATQIAQQGQASVVMIGGSRSGREYAPRVAVKLDAPYLEDAIALQAVDGGLQSQRYSYLARVTETQQASAPTVVVTVKPGAFNPAAATGQTADQYDVELELPQARLQVTGKNEEKLDRVALTEADVIVTGGRGVGSSENFGTLVEGLADAIGAGVGATRAVVDAGWRPYSEQVGQTGKTVQPGAYIALGVSGAVQHLSGMGKSKYIVAINKDAEAPIFKVADYGIVGDVNEIVPALISAAR
- a CDS encoding electron transfer flavoprotein subunit beta/FixA family protein, which codes for MKILTLIRQVPDAEARVKAAGGQIDLSSTTMVIDGMDEYGVEESLQLRESGADVEEIIGLAVGPAQTEDALRTALAMGIDRAIHVETEGYMDPIAVSRIVATIAQEEGVQLILAGGQQADWDSQALGAATAERLGWPQATWTNDLSISGTTLTGKHDVDSGSENFQMELPAVVTTQQGLNEPRYPTLPNIMKAKKKELRKEDLGRFGAENGVQLVSSEIQVRQRKNQLIDGKDPQAAAQELLNLLRNEAKVLN
- a CDS encoding phospholipase codes for the protein MLSRWQQAGAGALLGLALSGCTPAFHPQPAPPSLLARSSEAVALIKQLGWGTPEALAAARPRLEPLWPELDWEGNGCSTPKGLDLGHREDFTPACNVHDFAYHNLRVLEPTAANRRASDEAFRRNLWAICERKPANAQLSCYSAAAAYYAAVRLRGSTRFAPGT
- a CDS encoding glycine--tRNA ligase, with amino-acid sequence MPAQTMEELVSLCKRRGFIFQSSEIYGGLQGFYDYGPLGVELKNNIKNAWWRANIYERDDMEGLDASIIMHRLALRHSGHEATFNDPMVDNKKTKKRYRLDHLVKDQKADVLAKVAAAVNESPDNIAAVSARLMEQPARAAEILVEAGVRDAFSGEVGEWTEPRPFNMMFKTSIGPVADEDSFGYLRPETAQGIFLNFKNVVDSTSRRLPFGIAQIGKAFRNEITPRNFVFRVREMEQMEIEFFCAPGTDEEWHEHWLQKRLQWWEDQGVPREKIIVENVPKDDLAHYSKRTYDLMYDFPTLGHDEIEGIANRTDFDLGSHTKGQAELGLTAQVMENNDSIAKLTIPHPDTNKPVVPFVIEPSAGVDRAMLAVLSEAYHKETLENGNERTVLKLKPHLAPIKVAVIPLARNKPELVDLARQIKADLQKLGLGRILLEESGNIGKAYRRHDEVGTPFCVTVDFDTVGKGDDEALTNTVTVRDRDTLAQERIQISELGRWLAEKLR
- the dgt gene encoding dGTP triphosphohydrolase, with translation MTANIDRWAQLLSHERLHAARSRGHAAHDEETGRSEFDADYGRLIFSSAFRRLQDKTQVFPLAKSDYTRTRLTHTLEVANVGRGLGKHFGLLLQKRGELPGHLHPEDVATIVSVACLAHDIGNPPFGHSGEAAIQEWAQRHESTLHAQMSAVEFGDLRRFEGNAQSFRILARLWARQREGGARLTLASYGALLKYPRGSGHERDKTDCAGKKFNYFQADATLAEAVRVGLGLSERRGAGCFARHPLVYLMEAADDICYRVVDLEDSEEAGVISRERFDELLRPFLPDYLRRMSTAELRERSTSELRAHAIGALMAAVMHVATAHLDELREGTFTLALIDAIDPEMHASYEALGDEVRKTAYIDSRVLQVEFAGFKVIGGLLDELMQALPPSLESNERLSSSGQKLLKLLPKKYLLVRPDADFHAFAKDADAEAIVRELTPYERTLVMTDYVSGMTDSYALDMHRILTGVKLP